The Colias croceus chromosome 23, ilColCroc2.1 genome window below encodes:
- the LOC123702544 gene encoding translation initiation factor eIF-2B subunit beta-like, whose translation MPPLEGNIQDLDEKSIQNIVKFVSDVRTGYKITRLQQDRCGHCDTIGTNNHRGAKYKCISSEYSGESLQRLVLAASSRRATLPSNHDLREPIRDHIAELLAELESSTSSICGQAKEHIHADEVILTYGASVVVEKFIKSSGTNKVKLVVVEGPQVAEAAAMAARLSALGVNVTYVNGAAVGALMPRVTVRFTKEYHKWRPSAHIHSRRKDLRQNNILMLVVVGVRAALAGGAVLGEGGLLAVTTAARHYSVPVVVLSPLYKMSPLYSCNHTHFNELAPPYTALPYMSGESAVTQVFAPMYDFVPHDHVTLFVTNLGGSSPSYIYRLLSELYDPNDYQI comes from the exons aaaattacaaGGCTCCAACAAGATCGCTGTGGCCACTGTGACACTATTGGAACAAATAATCACAGAGGCGCCAAATACAAGTGCATT AGCAGCGAATATTCCGGCGAATCTCTCCAACGCCTAGTGTTGGCGGCGTCCAGTCGACGCGCGACTCTACCGTCGAATCATGACCTAAGGGAGCCTATTAGGGACCACATAGCCGAG CTTCTAGCGGAACTAGAGTCAAGTACCTCATCAATATGCGGTCAAGCGAAAGAGCACATACACGCAGACGAAGTGATTCTAACGTATGGCGCTAGTGTAGTAGTGGAGAAGTTTATAAAGTCCTCCGGGACGAATAAAGTGAAGCTCGTCGTGGTTGAGGGGCCACAGGTTGCTGAG GCGGCAGCAATGGCGGCCCGTCTCAGCGCGCTCGGTGTCAACGTGACGTATGTCAATGGCGCTGCTGTTGGCGCGCTAATGCCGAGAGTTACAGTACGATTCACTAAAGAATACCACAAATGGCGGCCGTCTGCGCACATACATTCACGAAGAAAAGACTtaagacaaaataatattttaatgttg GTGGTAGTGGGGGTTAGAGCAGCCCTCGCGGGGGGTGCGGTTTTGGGGGAGGGGGGGCTGCTAGCAGTTACTACGGCTGCGAGACATTATAGCGTGCCG GTGGTGGTACTATCGCCGCTATACAAGATGTCACCACTGTACTCGTGTAACCACACGCACTTCAACGAACTCGCCCCGCCCTACACTGCACTACCGTATAT GAGTGGGGAGAGCGCAGTGACGCAGGTGTTCGCGCCGATGTATGATTTTGTGCCGCACGACCATGTCACATTGTTTGTTACTAACTT agGAGGCAGTTCTCCatcttatatttatcgtcTCCTGTCAGAGTTGTACGATCCAAATGattatcaaatttaa